The following coding sequences lie in one Rutidosis leptorrhynchoides isolate AG116_Rl617_1_P2 chromosome 4, CSIRO_AGI_Rlap_v1, whole genome shotgun sequence genomic window:
- the LOC139841283 gene encoding uncharacterized protein — protein MRQRRWQELIKDYDHEIRYHPGKANLVADALSRKKFTDNVKFMRIEIVSDLIDLLKIAQLEALKDEHLKSEILVKRIVDLIDDSRGLKTLKLQENLGTRVNLSTTYHPQTDGQSECTIQTLEDTLRACVLEYGGSWDSHLPLIEFAYNNSYHSSIGMPPYEMLYGRRCRMPTCWLESREKQFVGPEIVQLTAEKVAIAREKLKAARDRQNMYADPRRRPVIFTVGEQILPLQDLKVDMNKKLVEEPVRIVDKKITKLQHKQIPMDASVRLRGVSGTFWVHPCSCRVHPYGCRCNRAVADAPVRLQCRRFLENLFWP, from the exons atgcgtcagagacggtggcaagagctaATCAAGGATTATGAtcatgaaattcgttatcatccaggAAAGGCAAATTTAGTTGcagatgctttgagtcgaaagaaATTCACTGACAATGTAAAATTCATGCGAATTGAGATTGTGTCAGATTTGATTGATCTATTAAAGATAGCACAATTAGAAGCCTTGAAGGATGAACATTTGAAATCTGAGATATTAGTAAAGCGAATAGTGGATTTAATTGACGATTCTCGTGGATTAAAGACTTTGa AGTTACAGGAGAATTTGGGTACTCGAGTTAATCTCAGCacaacgtatcatcctcaaacagacggtcaaagtgAATGTACTATTCAGACGTTAGAGGATACGTTAAGAGCTTGTGTATTAGAGTATGGAGGATCGTGGGATTCTCATCTACCCTTGATTGAATTCGCTTACAACAACTCGTATCACTCTAGTATTggcatgccgccctatgaaatgctgTATGGTCGTCGATGTAGAatgccgacttgttggttagaatctAGAGAGAAACAGTTTGTGGGTCCAGAGATTGTACAGTTAACTGCAGAGAAAGTGGCAATTGCACGTGAGAAATTGAAAGCCGCAAGAGATAGACAAAATATGTACGCCGATCCGCGCAGACGGCCAGTTATTTTCACCGTAGGTGAGCAG attctaccACTGCAAGATTTGAAAGTTGATATGAATAAGAAGTTAGTGGAAGAGCCTGTAAGAATTGTAGACAAGAAGATTACTAAGTTACAGCATAAGCAGATACCGATG gatgcatccgtacggttacgggGTGTATCCGGGACATTTTGGGTGCATCCGTGCAGTTGCAGGGTGCATCCATACGGTTGCaggtgcaaccgtgcggttgcagatGCTCCCGTACGGTTGCAGTGTCGCAGatttttggaaaacttgttttggccgtaa